The nucleotide sequence CTAAGTCATTTATTTTCTTGTATTTTCCTTCTTTTCCTAGTTCTGCATTTAATCTCACCTTTGTCTTTTCAAAGTCCTCTTGACATAAATAGGCGTATGCATATTTGAATTTTTTGTTTATGCCAGTAAGTCCGAACCATCGCATAACTGTCAAGTCAACAGTCAGTCCGTTTAAGATTTTCTCATTTTTCCATATTAGGTCTGCTCGTTGGTCGGATGTCTGTCTAAATTCCGGATTACCTAAGTTCTTTAAATTATCAAAAGGAACATTCCATATAATTAGTTGATTGCTTGTCTCCAAGTATAATCCTTTTTTAAATATTTCGATTAGGTTATTGAATTCTGGAGATTTTTTTCTAATGCATGCTAACGGCTGGGGGCTGGTAAAGTGCAGGAGATTGAAACGTTTCATTGTCCCACGCTACGAAGCTACTAAAAAGCGGAAATGTTTCCTAATCCCCTGGATACCTGCATTTTATTAGCCCCTTGTTACAGGCTGGCTTTTATTCTTCTTCAGCTCTTCTATTCTTTCTAAATTCAAAAAGTGAGTTGCATATGTGTCTTCAATGTTTTTAATTCTTGATTTACTGAAAGTTAGTCTTTGCTTTGTTCCTTTTCCGTATCTATGTTTTAGTTTTTCAAAAACGTAAATAAAACTCACGTTTTTATTTTGTTTGAAATCTCTTATAAATCAATGTTCATAGCTTGTTCAGAAGATTTAATTACTTTTCATGTTCTCAATTTTTTTAAAGTTTGTTTAAATTTTCTATTTTCCTATTTCTTGCAGCTTTAAACCATAAATGCTCCAAACGCCAGAAATTGACCTTCAGGTTGGTAGATAGTTACTGCTGATCATCAGGTTCTTCATCAGGTGTTTTTGTTCTCTCCATTTTAATGTTGAAAAATGCAAACACTATCACAATTATTGGTGTAATCCAGCACAGGATAGCATAAGGAGCAAGCTTTACTACCGGGACTCCAAGGGTTAAAAATACAAACACAGCATTACTGTTCCAAGGAATAAGAGGCGCTGTAAGTGTTCCACCAGCCTCCAATGCACTAGTAAGATTTTTAAGCTTTAATTTATGATTCCTGTAAGACTCTTCAAACATTTGACCGGGTATGATAACTGCAAGGTATTGATTAGCAGTAATAATATTTACAAAAACTGAGGTTCCTATAACTGTGGCTGTCAAACTCCCTACTGACTTAAGCAAGCCTGAGATTTTCAAAACTATACTATGTAGCATTCCGGTATGGTTCATAATCCCCCCTAATGCCAGAGATATTAATGTTAATATCACAACACTGTACATACTTTCAATTCCACCTCGCGAAAATAACATATCCATTTTTGAGTTAAGAGTATCCATTTTTACTCCAGTATGAATAATGTCAGAATATTCACCTAAACTACCACCTTGGAATAAAATATATGCTGCACCCCCTAGAACTACCCCAACTATTAAGCTTGAAATTGCAGGAATTTTCATTGCAATCATAAGAATTACTGCTAATGGTGGTATAAATAACCATGGAGTAATGTTAAAATGCTGTTGAATATAATCTGTATACATTGATACATTTGAAACGCCACCATTTCCTGTAACCGTAAATCCAATGAATGTAAATGCCACCAGAGA is from Methanofastidiosum sp. and encodes:
- the nhaC gene encoding Na+/H+ antiporter NhaC encodes the protein MKEKISTKKEKLVTPPLWLSLIPLIVTALVLGYSVFVLDTQPHFSLFIGAVTAGLCAYFHGVSWETIKEGFKKSISRTIPSLFILIIIGMLIGVWIASGIVPAIMYLGLKFLVARWFLPLILLFCSAMALITGSSWSTIGTIGVAAIGIGEALGIPQAMTAGAVVSGAFFGDKMSPMSDSTNLTPSVLGVNLFDHIKNMLYTTLPGLLISLVAFTFIGFTVTGNGGVSNVSMYTDYIQQHFNITPWLFIPPLAVILMIAMKIPAISSLIVGVVLGGAAYILFQGGSLGEYSDIIHTGVKMDTLNSKMDMLFSRGGIESMYSVVILTLISLALGGIMNHTGMLHSIVLKISGLLKSVGSLTATVIGTSVFVNIITANQYLAVIIPGQMFEESYRNHKLKLKNLTSALEAGGTLTAPLIPWNSNAVFVFLTLGVPVVKLAPYAILCWITPIIVIVFAFFNIKMERTKTPDEEPDDQQ